One Polaribacter reichenbachii genomic window, TTAAAGCCGCTAGAAATGTAGATGATTTTGCATCTGAGGTTTTTTTACAATGGTTTGTTAATGAGCAAATTGAAGAAGAAGATACAGTAAGAAGTATTATAGATATATTCGATTTAATGGAAGGTATGCCGTTAAAAATGATTGACGAAAGATTACCAACAGAATAATAACACTTCTAATGTAAAACCAAAAGCCGAAACATATTATTTGTTTCGGCTTTATTATTTTAGAATAGTTTTAAGAATAAAAATTATGAATCGATTTTTGTATCTTTGTTTTATTACGAAATCGATTGAAATGTTTAAAGACTTATTATCCTTTTTAAAATTCTTAATAAAACGCAATCCAGAATGATAGGATTAATGTATCAGTTTTGCAATATAAAAATGTAACAATTATTCAGTAATTTAAGTATTGTTACATTGTTTTATTAACTCATTAATACATTAACAATATGCCTTTTTATCACAAATTAGGAAAAATTCCACCCAAAAGACATACACAGTTTCGTAAAAAAGACGGTAGTTTATATTACGAGCAATTGTTTGGTACTATTGGTTTCGACGGAATGTCTACCAATTCATATCACGAATACAGACCAACAATGGTCAAAGAAATTAGAAAACAATATTCAGTTAAACCAAAAATTGCCAAAGCCAATAATATTCAATCGTATCGCTTTCGCGGATTTCAAGTTCCGCCAGAAAACGACTATTTAGAAAGCAGAAAAGTAATTTTAACCAATTCGGATTGTAATATTATTTTATCAGCACCAAAACAATCTACCACAGATTATTTCTATAAAAATACAGATGCAGACGAGGTAATTTTCATCCATAAAGGATCAGGAAAATTAAGAACACATTTAGGTAATCTCGATTTTAAATACGGAGATTATTTAGTAATTCCACGTGGAATTATCTACAAATTAGATTTCGATGATGAAAACAATAGACTTTTTATCGTAGAATCTTATTCGCCTGTGTACACACCAAAACGTTATAGAAACTGGTTTGGTCAATTATTAGAACATTCGCCATTTTGTGAGCGAGATTTAAGGAGACCTTACGAATTAGAAACCAATAATGAGTTAGGTGATTTCTTAATCAAAGTAAAAAAACAAGGCGAAATTTTTGAAATGATTTACGCTTCACATCCTTTTGATGTTGTTGGTTACGACGGTTATAATTTTCCGTATGCATTTTCAATTCACGATTTCGAACCAATTACTGGGCGCATTCATCAACCACCACCAGTGCATCAAACTTTTGAAACCAATGCCTTTGTAATTTGCAGTTTTGTACCACGTTTGTACGATTATCATCCTAACTCAATTCCAGCGCCATACAATCATAGTAACATAGATTCAGACGAAGTTTTATATTATGTAGATGGCGATTTTATGAGTAGAAATGATATCGATCAAGGTCATATTTCTCTGCATCCAGCAGGAATTCCTCATGGTCCACATCCAGGAACTACAGAAAAAAGTATCGGAAAAACAAAAACGGAAGAATTAGCAGTTATGGTAGATACTTTTAAACCTTTAATGGTTACAGAAGAAGCCATGAAAATTGCCGATGAAGAGTATTATAAATCTTGGTTAAATCCATCTTAATCTTCCAAAAAGGAAGAAGACTCTTGTGTTAAATACGTTCATTAAAACAATAATTATTAGAAGCTATTTCCAGCTTTTCTCACTCGCTTTTTTTGTCGAGAAAGACAAAAAAGAGCTCAAACAATTGCTTCAATCTGGGCTAAACTTGTTTGCAAACGGATTGCTTTCAATAAAGTAATAGCAAATTTATAAACAATAAAGACCTCACAGGTTTCAAAAACCTGTGAGGTCTAAAAAAGATAAAATCATCAAAAGATGGCAAAAGAAATAAAATCAGTAACCTACGGTTTAGAAAAAATATTTGAAGGAGCACAAGATTTCCTTCCTCTTTTAGGAACAGATTATGTAGAGTTTTACGTAGGTAATGCAAAACAAGCTGCCCATTTCTACAAAACTGCTTTTGGTTTCCAATCGCATGCTTATCGAGGTTTAGAAACAGGATCAACAGATTCTGTGAGTTATGTACTTACTCAAGATAAAATTAAGTTGATGCTAACAACGCCATTAAATAGCAAATCACCAATAAACGATCATATTGTAAAACATGGCGATGGAGTAAAAATTGTAGCGCTTTGGGTAGAAGATGCAAGAAAAGCTTATGAAGAAACTACATCTAGAGGTGCAAAATCTTATATGGAACCAACTGTAGAAACGGATGAAAATGGAGAAGTTGTAAGAGCAGGAATCTACACCTATGGAGAAACCGTACATATGTTTGTAGAACGTAAAAATTATAACGGCGCATTTTTACCAGGTTTTCAAAAATGGGAATCAGATTACAATCCGCCAATTGCAGGTTTAAAATATATAGATCACATGGTCGGTAATGTTGGTTGGAATCAAATGGATGTTTGGGTAAAATGGTACGAAGATGTTATGGGTTTCGAAAACTTTTTATCATTTGATGACAAACAAATTCATACAGAATACTCTGCATTAATGAGTAAAGTAATGTCTAATGGAAATGGACGTATTAAATTCCCGATAAACGAGCCAGCAGAAGGTAAAAAAAGATCTCAAATAGAAGAATATTTAGACTTTTACGAAGGTGCAGGAGTCCAACATATTGCTGTAGCTACAGATGATATTGTTGCAACAGTAACTCAATTACGTTTAAACGGAGTAGAATTTTTATCAACACCACCAGAAGAATATTACAGAGCAGTTCCTGGACGATTAGAAGAATTTAGCCACGAATTAAGAGAAGATATCGAAAGTTTAAAAGCTTTAGGAATTATGATAGATGCCGATGAAGAAGGCTATTTATTACAAATTTTTACAAAACCAGTAGAAGATAGGCCAACTTTGTTTTTCGAAATTATACAAAGAATGGGCGCAAAAGGTTTTGGAGCAGG contains:
- the hppD gene encoding 4-hydroxyphenylpyruvate dioxygenase; amino-acid sequence: MAKEIKSVTYGLEKIFEGAQDFLPLLGTDYVEFYVGNAKQAAHFYKTAFGFQSHAYRGLETGSTDSVSYVLTQDKIKLMLTTPLNSKSPINDHIVKHGDGVKIVALWVEDARKAYEETTSRGAKSYMEPTVETDENGEVVRAGIYTYGETVHMFVERKNYNGAFLPGFQKWESDYNPPIAGLKYIDHMVGNVGWNQMDVWVKWYEDVMGFENFLSFDDKQIHTEYSALMSKVMSNGNGRIKFPINEPAEGKKRSQIEEYLDFYEGAGVQHIAVATDDIVATVTQLRLNGVEFLSTPPEEYYRAVPGRLEEFSHELREDIESLKALGIMIDADEEGYLLQIFTKPVEDRPTLFFEIIQRMGAKGFGAGNFKALFESIEREQAKRGTL
- a CDS encoding homogentisate 1,2-dioxygenase, producing the protein MPFYHKLGKIPPKRHTQFRKKDGSLYYEQLFGTIGFDGMSTNSYHEYRPTMVKEIRKQYSVKPKIAKANNIQSYRFRGFQVPPENDYLESRKVILTNSDCNIILSAPKQSTTDYFYKNTDADEVIFIHKGSGKLRTHLGNLDFKYGDYLVIPRGIIYKLDFDDENNRLFIVESYSPVYTPKRYRNWFGQLLEHSPFCERDLRRPYELETNNELGDFLIKVKKQGEIFEMIYASHPFDVVGYDGYNFPYAFSIHDFEPITGRIHQPPPVHQTFETNAFVICSFVPRLYDYHPNSIPAPYNHSNIDSDEVLYYVDGDFMSRNDIDQGHISLHPAGIPHGPHPGTTEKSIGKTKTEELAVMVDTFKPLMVTEEAMKIADEEYYKSWLNPS